A single region of the Epinephelus moara isolate mb chromosome 14, YSFRI_EMoa_1.0, whole genome shotgun sequence genome encodes:
- the pttg1ipa gene encoding PTTG1 interacting protein a, with product MMDSRVVVAALLLVFGLATVFAQSTTPDHVCETKNGTSCEECLKNVTCLWCITTKSCVTYPVRTILPPHSLCPLNDARWGLCWMNFQTLIITLAVIGGIIIIALLVCLFCCCKCENFGSKRFEAKMQKQANKMKTKQEERRAEMKQRHDDIRKKYGLSGQNPYSKFA from the exons ATGATGGATTCACGGGTTGTTGTCGCTGCTTTGCTGCTTGTCTTCGGTTTGGCGACGGTTTTCGCCCAGTCTACAACACCTGACCACG TGTGCGAGACGAAGAATGGGACAAGCTGTGAGGaatgtctgaaaaatgtgaCG TGTCTCTGGTGCATCACCACCAAGTCGTGTGTTACATACCCAGTGAGGACCATCCTTCCACCCCATTCACTCTGTCCGCTGAACGATGCACGCTGGGGCCTCTGCTGGA TGAACTTCCAGACGCTGATAATCACCTTGGCAGTGATCGGAGGAATCATCATCATTGCCCTTCTGGTTTGCCTGTTCTGCTGCTGCAAGTGTGAGAACTTCGG atcCAAGAGGTTCGAAGCCAAGATGCAGAAACAGGCCAATAAGATGAAAACCAAGCAGGAAGAAAG GAGGGCAGAAATGAAACAGAGGCATGACGATATCAGGAAGAAATATG GTCTGAGTGGACAAAATCCATACTCCAAATTTGCATGA
- the sumo3a gene encoding small ubiquitin-related modifier 3-like, whose protein sequence is MSEEKPKEGVKTENDHINLKVAGQDGSVVQFKIKRHTPLSKLMKAYCERQGLAIRQIRFRFDGQPINETDTPAQLEMEDEDTIDVFQQQTGGHC, encoded by the exons ATGTCAGAGGAAAAGCCAAAG GAGGGAGTAAAGACCGAGAACGATCACATCAACCTAAAGGTTGCAGGGCAAGATGGGTCGGTGGTCCAGTTCAAAATCAAAAGACACACACCGCTCAGCAAACTAATGAAGGCGTACTGTGAACGACAG GGTCTCGCAATAAGGCAGATCAGGTTCAGGTTTGATGGCCAGCCTATCAATGAGACGGATACACCTGCACAG CTGGAGATGGAAGATGAAGACACCATAGATGTTTTCCAGCAGCAGACAGGCGGGCACTGCTAA